GCGCCTCACGCTGCGCAGCGCGGGACGCGAAGTGGCCAGCGGCACGCTGCAACTGCGCGGCTCCACGCCGGAGGGCGCGCCATGCTGACCTGGCTGTGGAAACGGCAGGCGCCGGTGGCGACCACGGACTGGTCCCGGCGCGAAGAACGCAGCAACATCCCGCTGCTGCGCATCATGACGTGGATCTCGCTGGCGCTGGGCCGGCCGTTCGGGCGCGTGGTGCTGCGCTTTATCGCAGCCTATTTCACGCTGTTCTCGCCAGCGGCGCGCCATGCCTCGCGCGCCTACCTGGACCGGGCGCTGGGCCGCGAGGCCAACTGGATCGACGGCTACCGGCATGTGTTCACCTTTGCCTCGACCATCCACGACCGCATCTACCTGCTCAACAGCCGCTTCGACCTGTTCGACATCCGCCTGCATGGCGAAGGCTTGCTTGAAGCCGCCATGGCGCGCGGCCGCGGCGCGATCCTGCTGGGCGCGCACCTGGGCAGCTTCGAGGTCGTGCGCGCACTCGGCCGGCAGCATCCGGACATGGAAGTCGCCATCACCATGTACGAGGAAAACGCGCACAAGCTCAACGACGTGCTGCAGTCGATCAACCCCGCCATGCGCCAGGACGTGATCGCGCTGGGCCGCTTCGACACCATGCTGCGCGTGCGCGACTACCTCGACCGCGGCTACATGATCGGCATGCTGGCCGACCGCACCTTGTCGCAGCGCGCCACCGATCCGGTGCAGCAATGCGACTTCCTCGGCGCGCCCACCGGCTTTCCGACCGGGCCGCTGCGCATGGCCGCCATGCTGCGCCGGCCGGTATTCTTCATCACCGGGCTGTATCGCGGCGGCAACCGCTACGATGTCCATTTCGTGCCGCTGGCGGACTTCTCGCAAACCGGGCGCGGCCAGCGCGAAGCCGCGGTGCAGTCGGCACTGGACGGCTACGTGCGCCTGCTGGAGAAATTCAGCCGCAAGGCGCCGTACAACTGGTTCAACTTCTATGACTTCTGGCACGCCGGCCCGCCGCTGTCCGAGCAGCCGCCGCCGGGCAAC
This genomic window from Cupriavidus sp. P-10 contains:
- a CDS encoding LpxL/LpxP family acyltransferase, translated to MLTWLWKRQAPVATTDWSRREERSNIPLLRIMTWISLALGRPFGRVVLRFIAAYFTLFSPAARHASRAYLDRALGREANWIDGYRHVFTFASTIHDRIYLLNSRFDLFDIRLHGEGLLEAAMARGRGAILLGAHLGSFEVVRALGRQHPDMEVAITMYEENAHKLNDVLQSINPAMRQDVIALGRFDTMLRVRDYLDRGYMIGMLADRTLSQRATDPVQQCDFLGAPTGFPTGPLRMAAMLRRPVFFITGLYRGGNRYDVHFVPLADFSQTGRGQREAAVQSALDGYVRLLEKFSRKAPYNWFNFYDFWHAGPPLSEQPPPGNEP